The window CTGATCAATTGCTACTCCGGTCAACTCAGTCAAGTGTTCATGAATTTGATTAGTAATGCCATTGATGCGCTCACCGATCAGCGATGTGAGCAACCAGGGGGTAACTCGGCAGGGCAACCTCTGATTGAGATTAGCACTGAAATTGTCGAACGATCGGCGGCAGAATGGCTATTGGTACGGATTATGGATAATGGTCAAGGGATGCCACCGGAAATTCAACAGCGGATTTTTGAAATGTTCTTCACAACAAAGCCGGTGGGCAAGGGAACCGGTTTAGGGTTAACCATTAGCCATCAAATTGTTACTCAGAAACATGGCGGGGAATTACTCTTGTGTTCTCAGCCAGACAAGGGCACAGAATTTCAGGTTCTACTGCCCCTGGATTATGAGTAAACTATTTCCGGATGCACCCTATTATTTAAGTTCTGGATGAGTTGCTGCCGGAGAAGATGCACCCATCTGGCTAATAGTGGCGAGTAGCTGATAAAGACGCCCAGAGTCTCGTTGGTTGAAGTACAAAATTAGGCGAGGTAAGTCAGTGGTTTCGTCAGGGGTTTCTTGAGGTAAAGCCTTACTTTTTTCAATCCGACCCTTGACCAAAATGTCGCTAAAATTCTCATTGAGCTGTTCAACTTGGTCATCTGATAACTCAGATTTGAGGCGAATCACCAATCGATCGCCAACGTAGCGGCTGGAGTGATAGAGTCGATAAAAGCTATCGATCGCTTCGTAAGCCACATTTAAGTCGTCCGTGACCGTATAAAGACTTGTATCTTCCGGACTGACTAAACCGCCTTGAATGAGATGATTGCGAACATAAGCATCCCAGTCTTGCCAGTAGTTGCCACCGGGTTTATCAATTAATACCAAAGGCACTGGCCCACTTCGCCCCGTTTGGCAAAGGGTTAAACACTCAAAGGCTTCATCCTGGGTACCAAAGCCACCAGGAAAAAGTGCGATCGCATCACTTTCCCGAAGGAAGAATAACTTGCGTGTAAAGAAATATTTAAAATCAATCAGCTTGGGGTCGCCTTGAATAAAAGAATTTGCCCCCTGCTCAAAGGGTAACTGAATATTCAAGCCAAAAGACATTTCCGGGCCTGCGCCTTCGTGGCCGGCTTCCATAATGCCACTACCTGCACCGGTCATCACCATAAATCCCTGCTGCACTAAATAACGCGCAAACTCAGATGCCAGCTTGTATTCCGGGGCATCGGGAGTAATGCGGGCTGAACCGAAAATCGTGACTTTCCGAACATGCCGATAGGGATAAAAAACTTGAAACGCCCGATCCATATCTTGTATGGAAGCGGTTAAGATTTTCCAGTCCAAGCGATCGATTTCCTCTCCAGCCAGTCGCAATAGCACGGATAGCGCCCGTTGAATCCATTTCCCATGTTGCAAAGTGGGTAGTTGGTCAATCAGTGCCGTTAATTGTGTTTGAAGTGACTTAAGGGCAGGGTCTGGAGCAGATTGAGCCATAAATGATTAACTAATGGCTCTCTATTTTATCGAGATTTGCAACAGCCATGGGGAGGATGTGTATCTTTTGACACATTATTTCGGCATGGCTCCCTGACTCTCTAAAGTTCAACTCGAAAAGCACCTAAGCCTTAATGGCTCAAGGCGCTTTACCGAAGTTGTTAAATTATGTCTAGAGTCTGATGCCTCTAGCTGTAGAGTGCGTGGAAAAATACGGCAACTTGATTGATGAGAGTTTGACTTTAGACTCACATTTGAGTTGACTCTTCAGTCAGTCGTCAATTTTGTTTGCCGTGCTGTATTGAATGTAGCTAGGAGGTGTTTGGCTTGGCGTACAGGTGCTAGTTGGATGCGCTTAGCAATAAGTCTATGGTGTAGCTTACGCTGGATTCGACTTCCTTGGCGTCTATACGCTAACCCTCGTGGCGATCGCTGAGACTTTGGCGCTGTCGTAATCTGCTACGCTAACGCTTACTGCCGCTACCGATAAATTAGATATATTTTTCTAACGTATTCGCCAGAGTCGTTTTAGGAACGGCACCCACTACCATATCTACGCGCTGACCCCCCTTAAAAATCATCAAGGTGGGAATGCTGCGGATACCGTACTGGCTAGCTATTTGAGGATTCTCGTCTGTGTTGAGTTTAACAACCTTGACTTTACCGTCGTATTGCTGCGCAATTTCATCCACGACAGGCGCAACCATTCGACAGGGACCACACCAGGGAGCCCAAAAATCAACTAAGACGGGAATGTCGCTTTCAAGTACGTCTTGCTTAAAGCTGGCGTCTGTAACTTGTACGGCTGCTGACATGCCTGGAAATCCTTGCGTGTACTTTGTTCTATGTATCTATGGAATTCTACCACAGCCAAAACGCAGGTAAGACATGAAAAAAAGTATATATTTAGACATAAATCATCCAAGAAAAGCATTTGATGATTTTCATAAATTATGAATTCATGCCAGATCCTTAGCCAAAAAAGGAACCGCCCGAACGTAGTCGGGCGGAGTGTGGTGTGAGGAGTGAACGGAAACATGCGTCTCCGCTCTCTCTATTGTAAGCGACAGCCATAGTTTTTCTATGGCTCATCAGGGGATACTAAAAATTTTTAAGGATAGGCGTAAGCCTTAAACCGAGTAACTTTTTTCTTCCCAGATCCAGGGTTCAACCGTAATCTGCTAGCAGCAGCGCGATGCCAATCGATCTGAGGCAACTATTTACCCATTCCTAACTGCTGAGCTTTCTGGTATACTTTGCCTTCCGTCAGCAGTGAAGGGGCAATGACCACTTCAACTTGCTGCATTTCCTTGAGGTTTTTGGCTCCCAAGGTACCCATACTGGTTTTTAACGCCCCCAAAAGGTTGTGGGTGCCGTCATCGAGTTGTGCAGGGCCAACGAGAATTTGTTCCAAGGTCCCCGTACTACCTACTTGGATGCGTGTGCCCCGTGGTAAAACCGGGCTAGGCGTTGCCATCCCCCAATGAAATCCTCGTCCGGGTGCCTCTTGAGCACGGGCAAACGGTGAGCCAATCATGACGCCATCGGCTCCACAGGCAATACATTTACAGATGTCGCCACCGGTTACTAAACCGCCATCGGCAATCACAGGGACATAATTACCCGTTTCATTGTAGTAGTCGTCACGAGCCGCCGCACAATCTGCGACTGCCGTAGCCTGAGGCACACCCACACCCAAAACCCCACGAGAGGTACAAGCTGCACCAGGGCCAATGCCGACCATTACAGCCGCCGCACCTGCTTTCATCAAGTTAAGGGCCACGTCATAGGTGACACAATTCCCCAAAATCACCGGCATCGGCATCTCTTGGCAGAACTGGGCCAAATCCAGAGGAGTGACCGATTCGGGGGAGAGATGAGCCGTGGAAACCACTGTTCCCTGGACAAAAAATAGATCGGCACCGGCTTTACCCACAATCTCGCCGTATTTCATCGCCCCAACAGGTGTCGCGCTGACAGCAGCAATTCCTCCTTGCTCTTTGATTTCCCGAATTCGCTGGGTAATCAGTTCTGGCTTAATTGGCTCAGCATACAATTCCTGCATGAGAGTGACAAACTCTGTCTTGCCCACTGAGGCAATGCGCTCAAGTACTGGTACTGGGTCTGCATAGCGAGTTTGAATGCCCTCTAAGTTGAGAACACCCAACGCCCCAAGCTGGGACAACAGAACCGCCATGCGGACATCTACCACCCCATCCATCGCACTGGCGATGATAGGGATTTCTCGCTCAATGCCGCCAATGCGCCAGCGAGTATCCGCTAAACTGGGGTCTAGGGTTCTAGTCCCCGGACACAGTGCAATTTCATCGATTCCGTAGGCTCGGCGAGCACTTTTGCCCCGCCCGATTTGAATATCCACAGCTTCTAAGGTTCCCACAACCGTTTTGTGTTAGCGTATCAAATTAAAGAAAAAACCGACTGAGGCATTTGCCCAATCTTACAAGATTCAAAACCCGAGTGAATCTGTTATTCTACTACTACATTTTAGATTTTCGGTCGGAGCTTGAATCGTACAGAGGAGACGACACAGATATAGGGGGATTTTAGCCATATCTCCTTTAAAACTGACGCGACCAGTTTTTAGGCCAACGCTCAACAACCACTTTTGTTTGCGTAAAGAACTCTACCGCGTCTCGTCCCTGACCGTGTAAATCTCCATAAAAACTTTCCTTCCAGCCACTAAAAGGAAAGAAGGCCATTGGTGCCGCGACGCCAATATTAATCCCAATATTTCCCGCTTCTGCCTCATAACGAAACTGCCGTGCCGCTGCACCACTATTGGTGAACAAACAAGCCATATTTCCCCATTGACCACTATTCACTAATGCGATCGCATCTTCTATTGTCTCCAAGTGCATCAACCCTAACACTGGACCAAAGATTTCAGTCCGGGCAATTTCACTTTTTGGGTCTACATTTTGCAGAATGGTGGGTCGAATAAAGTTACCCTGTTCGTAACCGGAAACCTTTAGATTTCGTCCGTCTACTAATACCTTCGCCCCTTCATCTGCTCCCTGTTGAATTAATCCCTCAATTCGCGCTTTACTTTGAGAGGTAATAACCGGACCCATTTGTACACCATCATCCAAGCCAAAGCCAACGACTCTGGTTTGTGCTGCATTGGCGATCGCATCTGTAAAAATATGCCGTGCTTCTCCCACTGTAACCGCCACCGATGCCGCTAAACAACGCTGTCCCGCACAGCCAAAGGCACTATCGGCAGCAATTCGGGTGGTCATTTCCATATCCGCATCGGGGAGGATAATAATCGGATTTTTCGCTCCTCCCTGACATTGCATCCGCTTGCCATGTGCCGCCCCTTTGCTATAAACGTATTGAGCTACGGGTGAAGAACCAACAAAGCTAATGGCGCGAATTGTAGGATGTTCTAAGATTGCATCAACAACTTCTTTCGCCCCATTCACCAAATTAACCACACCCTTGGGCAATCCGGTTTTTTCGAGTAATTCAAACACCTTTTGTAGCGTCAACGGGACTTTTTCTGAGGGTTTGATAATACAAGTATTGCCACAAGCGATCGCATAGGGCATGAACCAAAACGGAATCATGCCAGGGAAATTAAACGGAGCAATAATTGCTGTCACTCCCATCGGTTGACGAATCATCATTTCGTCAATGCCACGCGCCACATCTTCTAAGTTGTACCCCTGCATCAGCATGGGAATACCACAGGCAACTTCTACATTCTCGATCGCCCGTTGCCACTCGGCTTTTGATTCTCCATAGGTTTTCCCACATTCGAGGGTAATGGTGCGGGATAACTCTTCGATATGGTCTTCGAGTAAGAATTTGAGTTTGAACAGGTATTGGATGCGATCGGTGGGAGGGACGCGCCGCCAACTCTTGAAAGCATCAGCAGCCGCTTGGGTAGCCGCCTCCACATCACTTTTCGGTGACAGAGGCACCTGAGTGAGTACCTCAGCAGTAGCAGGGTTCACCACATTCAAAAATTCACTCGCTTGGGAGATGCACCACTCCCCATTGATGTAGTTAGGTAGGGGATTTTTATAAGACACAGCGGTTGTTAGAGAGCATATCTTAAAGATGCTACTACCTTTGAGCAGGAACAGCGATCGAGTTTATGCACCCTTGGCACACTTAGCGAGACTCAGTGTTTTCCTGTCCTGAATCGGGTATTGCACCGAGTTGTTACATGAAGCTTAAGCGATCAATACCTGCACACCCAGTTGTTTATTCCCATGAATTCTGGGATAGGTTCTTAGTATAGGAGAGGGGATACACCTGGGATTAGCATGGAAAGAGGGAGACCTACCAGGCGTTCTGTTGCAATAGATTGAGTCTTGGTCGGATTAGCTTTGGGGAGAGAAAGATGTCTGTCAATTTACAGCGACCGATTTTAGTGGGAGGAGTTGGCTTATCAGTGTCACTCTGGCTGTTGCAGAGTTTTCATGACTCGGTCGGTCAAGTGGGTGAGTTTGGGATGTTAGGTGCCGTCGCACTCGGCGCTGGTTTATGGTTGTTTGGCAAGAAAACCTCTAAAAACCTTGATTTGTCGCTGACGGCAGCACCGGTAGACAGGGAGACGGTGGAAAAAGCGATCGCCAAAGCCCAAACCCTGATTAAGCTGCTGGAAACAGAATCCGAAAATCATGCTTCCCTTCCCCAGTTACGGCAACGACTGACTCAGCTAACCCCAGAGTTAGATCGGCAGAAGATACAAATTGCAGTCACTGGGGGTAGGAGTGTTGGTAAAACCAAGTTGGTTCAAGTCTTGGAGTCTAGCTGGTTACATCAACAGCCGCAAGCTCTGAGTTTAAAAGAAACACCGGCCTTGTTTGTGGGCACGGATACCGATGTTGCCGCAGAAACTATCGCTAGAGAGATGGCTTTTTCCTCTGATTTGCTGTTATTTGTCACGGCAGGCGATCTGACGGATACTGAGTTTCAAATTTTGCAGCAACTCAAAGCCGCGAATCAGCGAGTAATGCTGGTGTTTAATAAACAAGACCAGTATTTACCCACCGAACGAGCCAGTGTGTTGCAACAGTTGCGGCAACGGATGGCGGGACGATTGGCAGCAGAGGATGTAGTTGCGATCGCATCTCATCCTTCCCCCCTGAAAGTACGTCAGCATCAGGCTGATGCATCGGTGCAAGAGTGGATGGAAGAACAAACCCCCGATCTGACGGTACTTACGGAGCGATTAAGTTCCATCATTGCTCAAGAAGAGCGGCAATTAGTCTGGGCAACCACAATCCGGGAAGCAGCAGCACTGAAGGCTGAGGTGAAAGCGGCATTAAATCAAGTCAGACGCGATCGCGCTTTACCCATCATTGAGCAGTATCAGTGGATTGCGGCAGCGGCGGCGTTTGCTAACCCGGTTCCGGCGCTGGATTTGCTGGCAACGGCGGCGATTAGTGCTCAGGTGGTGAGTGATTTAGGCGCGATTTATCAGCAAAAGTTTTCGTTGCAACAAGCCCAAGCAGCGGCTAAAACTTTGGGCAGTTTGATGCTGAAGTTGGGTTTGGTGGAGCTTTCCACGCAAGCGATCGGCAGTATTCTCAAAGGGAATGCCTTCACTTACGTTGCCGGGGGAGCGGTGCAGGGGGTGAGCGCGGCTTATTTAACCCGATTGGCGGGTTTGAGTCTGATTGAGTACTTCCAAGAGCAAGAGGTTAGCGAAACTACGGGGCAAGCGTTTAACCTGGAGCGACTGGGACAGAAGCTGCAAGCGGTGTTCCAACAAAATCAGAGGACATCATTTTTGCAGGGATTTGTCAAGCAGGTGGTAGGGCGTCTGATACCGGAAGCGCCTCAGCCTCAACCGACGGGTTCTGAAACGGCGGCAACGGCTGTTTAATCGGGAATGTTTTGGTAGGGTGCGTCGTGACGCACCCTATGTTTTCCCAGCGTTTTGTCCAAATTTGGTTTAAAAACGGGTAACTTTTCTCGTCATACCCCTTACCAAGGGGAGGGCTGGGGTGGGGTTTCAACGATGAAGTGGTTCCTGAATCTCTTGGGCGTCCGTTTCTTCCATCGGCACGTCGAACATGATTTCAAAAGGAACCGTTGGGAGCATTTGCTTGAGTACTCGCAGATGTCCTTCTGCATCAATTCGGCGGCGGAAGCGTCCGACAATTTTGGAGCGCATATTCGGAAATGGGCGGATGATGCACCAAGGATGGAGCCGTTCTAGTAAGGTGTCTGAGCCAAATCGGGTTGACCTGGCTGAAAATGGTTTTTTCATGGGACATTAGAAGATAGATTGTGTGGGCGATCGCACTTTTACGCGATCGCTTTTTTCTGCAATCAAGCCGAAGTCTCAGTCATGAGGCAGCAGACAGCCATGCGAAGTTCAGCCCAATAGCTGTCCGCTCCTCTGGCACACTAGGTAAGGGCAGAAAACTAAGATTAACCGTCGATGGCGGCTTTCCGAGTCGTCTTCTCTTACTCGCTTTAGTACTTCGACTTTTGTGTAACTGCTTTAGTCTATAATGGAAACGAAAAGAGATCAACCATTGACCCTTGCACAATTAAGGGAACGTGCCAATTTCACTCAGGCACAGCTAGCAGTTACTATGGGCGTGAGCGTTTCAACCGTTAGTGATTGGGAGAATGGCAAGAAGGAGCCACGGCTAAAGCACTTTAGGCTTTTAATGGAGTTTCTTGGCTGCACGTTTGAGGAACTGTGTGAAGCGTTCGACCAAGTTAAACGGCGCTAGCTTTTTGAGATAAAACCCTTAGCATTAAAAATATATATATTCTGTATCTTTTGCTTCACTTCATTAAATCAGGCAACAAGCAGTGCTACCTCAAAAGCCGCCCACTGAACCCTCTCACCGTTGGACATTCCCTCAACTCTTTGGCCTTGTCAAACGTAATCCAATCATGCTGTCACGATGGGTGATCCGCTGGGCCGTGGTTGGTACAGCTTGCGGTCTTTTCGCTGGACTGTATTGGTATATATTGGAACTCATCACTCACGCTCTGGAACAGTTTACAGGCTCAAGCCTGTTAATTGTGATGCCCCTAGCGGGATTGGTGATTGGCCTTGTGATTTATTTTTTAGGAAATCCAGGTGAAATTGCGGTAATTGTCGATAATATCCACTTTCGCGGCGGACGCTTGGATGCGCGTAAAAATCCGTCCATGCTGCTCGCTTCTTTAGTGAGCATATCAGCAGGCGGCAGTGCTGGCCCAGAAGCCCCTTTAGTACAAGTCACGGGTTCTTTTGGCACGTGGTTTGCTGATCGCCTCAATCTGGATGGTGAAGAACTTCGCTCCATGAGTCTAGCCGCAATGGCAGGAGGTTTCACGGCTCTGTTTGGTGCACCTCTGGGCGGTGCCATGTTTGCCCTAGAGATTTTACATCATCAGCACGTTGTGGAGTATTACGAAGCCTTACTGCCGGCGATCGTCTCTAGTTGTGCAAGTTACTTAGTGTTTGCTGCCATTACCAAACTCGGAATTGCACCCACCTGGCATTTTCCTCATTACACCCTCGATAACATCGATGATTTTGCTCTGGCTATTGTGTTCGGTATCGTCGGAGCCATAGCGGGATGGCTTTTTATGGCGATTTTCCGAGGATGCGATCGCTTATTTGCCAAGATTCCCGGCCCCATTTATGTGCGAACCACTGTAGCAGGCTTAGGATTGGGGGGTTTTGGGGCTGTTTTGCCTCTAACCCGTTATTTTGGACACCAAGAGTTAGAGGCGGTTCTCGATGGTTCTTTTCCTGTCTTCTTCCTATTGGGTTTAGCGTTTGCCAAAATGGCGACAATCAGCCTTACCGTCACAGGAGGCTGGCGAGGCGGGTTTATTATTCCCATCTTTTTCACGGGTGCTTGTCTGGGTAAGGCGATCGCGGCTTTAATCCCAGGAATGAATCCGGCTTTGGCGATGATTTGCACAATGGCAGCGCTAAATGCCGCAGTGACACGCACACCGATTAGTACAACCTTACTCCTCTCCAAACTCACTAATTTTGCCCCTTTCACCCCCATCTTGTTTGCCAGTTTAGTCGGGTTTTTCCTCGCGCCTAAAGTGCCCCTGATCACTTCACAACTCAAATCTCATCCAGAAGCAATTGCTGAGTGAGAACTTTTTCAAACACGTCTGCTATGCCGTGCTTTTAAACCTCCCAGACCCCAAACCCCAACTCTATGCCCGTAAGGAATAGGCTATCCGCCTAGCCAACAAGGATTTATGGGAAAAAGCAACAGGTTATAATTTCCTGCTTAAAACCGTCTCCATCCGCCACGATGTAACCGTGGGGACACAAGCACGGTAATTAAACATTCTCGTGATTACTGTGTTGTTAAATTTAAACACTGCCACACGAGGACACCTATGCCAATCCAGGTAACGTTACTTCCCTTTCATGAGTTCGGGAATGATCAGGCTAAACAAGATGCCAAATGCAACTAACGCAATTACTTGTTCTCGATTCAAGAGCGTAGGCTGTGCAATAGCGATGATGCCTAAGACAACCAATCCCAGGATGATTTCCTTGGACAGAAGATTGGGCATCACAAGGGTCGTGATAATAAAAAAGGCAATCAATGCAATGGCTGTTTCCATTTTGGCTGTTTTCTCCGGAGCGAAATTAATGCGTTCGCGCTTTGCTGCTGCCCTGCAATCTTACTTTAATTCCTAATCTCCAAAAATATCTCAAAAAAGTACCGAAGTTCTTAGAAAGTAACGCTGGGTTTATTTTTTCAGTAGTCGTCGTTGCATGAGTCATGACTCCCAGCGACACCGACTGAGAGTCCCGAATTGTGTTAAAATTTTAAGAGAAAGTAACAATATTTGGCAACTCTATGCTTGAAAAGTGGCATTTTTTGCAGCTTTTCTCTATTTTGCTGCCATTTTCTTGAATTTTAATGGAGTTTTTCGTTCTATGAGTACCTCCCAGGAGCGAATTGTCCCGACAAATCTGCGGAACGAGATGCAACAGTCATACCTAGAATACGCGATGAGCGTGATTGTAGGTCGGGCGCTGCCGGATGCTAGGGATGGACTCAAGCCAGTACATCGGCGGATTCTCTATGCCATGCATGAGCTGGGTCTTACACCAGACCGCCCGTTTCGGAAATGCGCCCGTGTCGTGGGAGAAGTGTTGGGTAAGTATCACCCTCATGGAGATACCGCCGTTTATGACGCCTTAGTGCGGATGGCTCAGGATTTCTCCATGCGAGCGCCCCTCATCAACGGGCACGGTAACTTTGGCTCGGTGGACAACGACCCACCAGCAGCAATGCGTTACACCGAGTGTCGCTTGCGTCCCATAGCCACAGACGCCATGCTGCGGGATATTGAGTCAGAAACCGTAGACTTCATCGATAACTTCGACGGTTCCCAGCAAGAACCCACCGTCTTACCCGCCCGTATCCCGCAGTTACTGCTTAATGGTTCCAGTGGAATTGCCGTGGGGATGGCAACCAATATTCCCCCCCACAACCTGGGAGAATTAATTGATGGCGTGCTGGCATTAATTCATAATCCCGACATAACGGATTTGGAGTTAATGCGGTATATTCCTGGCCCTGACTTTCCCACAGGAGGTCAGATTCTGGGAACCGCCGGGATCAAAGAAGCCTTTACCACCGGTCGCGGTTCGATCACGATGCGGGGCGTTGCCCAGATTGAAACCATTGAACATCGTGGGCGTCCAGACCGAGAAGCCATCATTATCACAGAGTTGCCTTACCAAACCAATAAGGCAGCGCTGATCGAGAAGATTGCGGAAATGGTCAATGATAAGCGAATTGAAGGCATTTCCGATATTCGGGATGAAAGCGATCGCGACGGGATGCGGATCGTCATTGAACTCAAACGCGATGCCTATCCTCGTGTTGTACTCAACAACCTCTACAAACAAACGCCCATACAGATGAACTTTGGGGCGAATATGCTGGCGTTGGTGAACAATGAACCCCAGCTTTTAAGCCTCAAGAAGTTCTTGAGCGTCTTCTTGGATTTCCGGATTGAGACGATTACCCGACGGACTCAATACGAATTACGAAAAGCCCAAGAACGAGACCACATCCTCCAAGGGTTATTGATTGCTCTGGGCAATCTAGATCGGATTATTCAACTGATCCGCCATGCCGCAGATACTCCCACAGCTAAAGCAGAGTTAATGGAAGTCTACGGACTTTCAGAAGCCCAGGCTGACGCAATTCTGCAAATGCAACTGCGACGCCTAACTGCTCTGGAAGCCGAGAAAATTCAAGCGGAACACGAGGAATTACAAGCGAGAATTGCCGACTTAGAAGATATCCTCGCCCGCAGAAGTCGCATCCTGGAAATTATTGAAACAGAAGTTAATCAGCTCAAAGCAACCCATGCCACACCACGCCGTACCATCATTCAACCGATGGAAGGCGAGATTGATGACACCGACCTCATTGCCAATGAGAAAGCGGTAATTCTGCTCACAGAGCAAGGTTACATCAAGCGGATGGCCGTTAACGAATTTGGGGCACAAGCCAGAGCCACTCGCGGTAAGGCAGGCACCCGGATGAAAGAGGATGACGGGGTGGAGCATTTCCTCACTTGTTGCGACCACGACAGCATTCTGTTCTTTAGTGAGCGCGGCGTTACCTACTGCCTCAAGGCATACCACATCCCCTCGGCTTCGCGCACAGCACGAGGTGTCCCCATTGTCCAGTTGCTGCCGATTCCCCGTGAGGAAAAAATCACCTCCATTGTGCCGGTGTCTGAGTTCACCGACCATGAGTATCTAGTGATGTTGACCCGTAAAGGTTACATCAAGAAAACAGCATTGGACGCTTTCAGTAATATTCGAGCCAATGGATTGATTGCCATTTCCCTGGAAGAAGGCGACCAGTTACGCTGGGTACAACGCGCCACACAAACCGACAGCATCATCATTGGGTCGCGTCAAGGGATGGCGATTCATTTCAAGACGGATAACGACCAACTGCGTCCCCTCGGTCGTGCTACTAGGGGCGTTAAGGCCATGAAACTGCGGGCTAAAGATGAGTTGATCAGCATGGATATTATCCCTGGTCAGGTTGTCGCCGAGATGGCAAGCGCGATTGAGGCTACTGTTGAAGAAGAAGTGGAAGACCTCAATGAGGTAAGCGAGACTGTCAACGAAGCGGTTTCCGAAGAGCAAGAGTTAGTCGTAACCGCAGGTCAAGGCCCCTGGGTACTGGTTGTCACCATGGGGGGTTATGGCAAGCGGGTGCCAGTGTCTCAGTTCCGGTTACAGAATCGGGCGGGGATGGGAATCCTGGCGACGAAGTTCCGTTTACCCAAAGACAAATTAGCCGCTTTACGGGTGGTTAATGAAGGTGATGAATTGATGATCATCACGAGTCGAGGGATTATAATTCGTCAGGCGATTAACGCGATTTCCCCCCAGTCCCGGATGGCAACAGGGGTGAGAGTGCAACGACTGGATGACGATGATGCGATCGCAGCGGTTGCCTTAGTGCCTCTCTCCGGTGAGGAGGAGGAAGTGGAAGCACTGGAAGAGTCGTTGTAAGGTCAAGGGGTTGAAAGGCGAGCACATTGAAAGTTGAACGTTAAAACTGAGATTCTGCACCCTTGTCAGTTAGCCCGAACACCCGCCCGGAGTTCAAACTCCGGCGTCATAGCTCAAGTCCATTAAAATGGACTAAAACTCTTATCCAGTCGTCTTTAGACGAATGCGAGCTGTGAGCCAGGGAATTCATTCCCTGGTGGGCTGTTGCGACTGGTGCAAGATGTCAGTTAAAACCATTCTTTTAACTTTCAACCGTGCAACTGTCCCACCTTCAACCCTTGAATTCGCACTCACTATGAAACCTTCAAAGCAATTCTCTTCAGCCTCTCGTTTCCTGGTGCCATTAGTGGGCGGTATCTTGATGGGGTTGACCCCGGCACCTGTAGAGGCATGGCCGTTAGCATGGGTGGCACTGGTTCCCATCTGGTTTTGGGTTGCCAAGGCTCAGAGTGTTCGTCAAGGTGCTTTGTCAGGTTTAGTTTGGGGGATTGGTTATCACGGCTTAGCCTTGTTTTGGATTACCGGCATTCATCCGATGACTTGGATGGGAGTGCCGTGGCTAGCCAGTTTAGCGATCGCCATTT of the Allocoleopsis franciscana PCC 7113 genome contains:
- the gyrA gene encoding DNA gyrase subunit A, with the protein product MSTSQERIVPTNLRNEMQQSYLEYAMSVIVGRALPDARDGLKPVHRRILYAMHELGLTPDRPFRKCARVVGEVLGKYHPHGDTAVYDALVRMAQDFSMRAPLINGHGNFGSVDNDPPAAMRYTECRLRPIATDAMLRDIESETVDFIDNFDGSQQEPTVLPARIPQLLLNGSSGIAVGMATNIPPHNLGELIDGVLALIHNPDITDLELMRYIPGPDFPTGGQILGTAGIKEAFTTGRGSITMRGVAQIETIEHRGRPDREAIIITELPYQTNKAALIEKIAEMVNDKRIEGISDIRDESDRDGMRIVIELKRDAYPRVVLNNLYKQTPIQMNFGANMLALVNNEPQLLSLKKFLSVFLDFRIETITRRTQYELRKAQERDHILQGLLIALGNLDRIIQLIRHAADTPTAKAELMEVYGLSEAQADAILQMQLRRLTALEAEKIQAEHEELQARIADLEDILARRSRILEIIETEVNQLKATHATPRRTIIQPMEGEIDDTDLIANEKAVILLTEQGYIKRMAVNEFGAQARATRGKAGTRMKEDDGVEHFLTCCDHDSILFFSERGVTYCLKAYHIPSASRTARGVPIVQLLPIPREEKITSIVPVSEFTDHEYLVMLTRKGYIKKTALDAFSNIRANGLIAISLEEGDQLRWVQRATQTDSIIIGSRQGMAIHFKTDNDQLRPLGRATRGVKAMKLRAKDELISMDIIPGQVVAEMASAIEATVEEEVEDLNEVSETVNEAVSEEQELVVTAGQGPWVLVVTMGGYGKRVPVSQFRLQNRAGMGILATKFRLPKDKLAALRVVNEGDELMIITSRGIIIRQAINAISPQSRMATGVRVQRLDDDDAIAAVALVPLSGEEEEVEALEESL
- a CDS encoding chloride channel protein, with product MLPQKPPTEPSHRWTFPQLFGLVKRNPIMLSRWVIRWAVVGTACGLFAGLYWYILELITHALEQFTGSSLLIVMPLAGLVIGLVIYFLGNPGEIAVIVDNIHFRGGRLDARKNPSMLLASLVSISAGGSAGPEAPLVQVTGSFGTWFADRLNLDGEELRSMSLAAMAGGFTALFGAPLGGAMFALEILHHQHVVEYYEALLPAIVSSCASYLVFAAITKLGIAPTWHFPHYTLDNIDDFALAIVFGIVGAIAGWLFMAIFRGCDRLFAKIPGPIYVRTTVAGLGLGGFGAVLPLTRYFGHQELEAVLDGSFPVFFLLGLAFAKMATISLTVTGGWRGGFIIPIFFTGACLGKAIAALIPGMNPALAMICTMAALNAAVTRTPISTTLLLSKLTNFAPFTPILFASLVGFFLAPKVPLITSQLKSHPEAIAE